A part of Emcibacter nanhaiensis genomic DNA contains:
- the apaG gene encoding Co2+/Mg2+ efflux protein ApaG: MDDSENTYIAVTDNISVSVIPFFLDDESEPEKGQYMWGYQIQIENHGADTVQLERRYWKITDSMGRTQEVRGEGVVGEQPVIEPGDAFEYTSGAPLSTPSGFMVGSFQMRKSDGSYFDVDIPAFSLDSPFDVQMIN; this comes from the coding sequence ATGGATGACTCCGAAAATACCTACATTGCGGTAACCGACAATATCTCTGTGTCGGTTATTCCCTTCTTTCTGGATGATGAATCTGAACCGGAAAAAGGGCAGTATATGTGGGGCTACCAGATCCAGATCGAAAATCACGGAGCCGACACGGTGCAGCTGGAACGACGCTATTGGAAAATCACCGATTCCATGGGCCGCACCCAGGAAGTGCGGGGCGAGGGCGTGGTCGGGGAACAGCCGGTCATTGAGCCCGGCGACGCCTTTGAATATACCAGCGGCGCGCCGCTGTCGACGCCGTCCGGTTTCATGGTCGGGTCGTTCCAGATGAGGAAAAGCGACGGCAGCTATTTTGACGTTGATATCCCGGCCTTTTCCCTGGATAGCCCATTTGACGTGCAAATGATAAACTGA
- a CDS encoding aspartate aminotransferase family protein: MKNSQSDNTDQSFVPPVLPTYARADVAFVRGEGVYAYDAQDNRYLDFGSGIGVNNLGFCHPALVKALTEQAGKIWHTSNLYRIEGQERLAERLTRECFADSMFFTNSGAEAMECAIKMARKFHDDNGDPDRFRIITFEGCFHGRTLATIAAAGSEKLIKGFGPMPDGFDHVPFYKDMSKVEEHITEETAAILIEPVQGEGGIRPVSRENLEILRKLCDKHGILLMFDEVQCGMGRTGKLFAYQHSAIKPDILATAKGIGGGFPLGACMATDRVAQCMKAGTHGSTYGGNPLAMAVGNAVLDVVLADGFMEHVDQMSYELRKALVKLGSSYPDVIDVVRGKGLMLGLKLHTPVPDFVGTALKNGLMLVGAADNTVRLLPPLIVTEEQVEEAIGLLDKTCTDLKKALDAKKADSDTGD, translated from the coding sequence ATGAAAAACAGTCAGAGCGATAATACGGACCAGTCTTTTGTTCCTCCCGTGCTGCCCACCTATGCACGGGCCGATGTCGCTTTCGTCCGAGGCGAAGGCGTCTATGCCTATGATGCCCAGGACAACCGCTATCTCGATTTCGGCAGCGGCATCGGCGTCAACAACCTCGGCTTCTGCCATCCGGCGCTGGTCAAGGCGCTGACCGAGCAGGCCGGCAAGATCTGGCATACCTCCAACCTGTACCGGATCGAGGGACAGGAACGCCTCGCCGAGCGGCTGACCCGGGAATGTTTCGCCGACAGCATGTTCTTTACCAACAGCGGCGCCGAGGCCATGGAATGCGCCATCAAGATGGCCCGCAAGTTCCATGACGACAACGGCGATCCCGACCGCTTCCGGATCATCACTTTCGAAGGCTGTTTCCACGGCCGGACCCTGGCCACCATCGCCGCCGCCGGGTCCGAGAAACTGATCAAGGGCTTTGGCCCGATGCCCGACGGTTTCGACCATGTGCCTTTCTACAAGGACATGAGCAAGGTCGAGGAGCATATCACCGAGGAAACCGCAGCGATCCTGATCGAACCGGTCCAGGGCGAAGGCGGCATCCGCCCGGTCAGTCGCGAAAATCTGGAAATCCTGCGCAAGCTGTGTGACAAGCACGGCATCCTGCTGATGTTTGACGAGGTCCAGTGCGGCATGGGCCGGACCGGCAAGCTGTTCGCCTATCAGCACAGCGCCATCAAGCCCGATATCCTGGCTACCGCCAAGGGCATCGGCGGCGGCTTCCCGCTCGGCGCCTGCATGGCTACCGACCGGGTCGCCCAGTGCATGAAAGCCGGCACCCACGGCTCCACCTACGGCGGCAACCCGCTGGCCATGGCGGTCGGCAATGCGGTGCTGGATGTGGTGCTGGCCGACGGCTTCATGGAGCATGTCGACCAGATGTCCTACGAACTGCGCAAGGCGCTGGTCAAGCTCGGCTCCAGCTATCCGGACGTGATTGACGTGGTGCGCGGCAAGGGCCTGATGCTGGGCCTGAAACTGCACACGCCGGTGCCGGATTTCGTCGGCACCGCATTGAAAAACGGCCTGATGCTGGTCGGCGCCGCCGACAACACGGTACGTCTGCTGCCACCGCTGATCGTGACCGAAGAACAGGTCGAGGAAGCCATCGGGCTTCTGGACAAAACCTGCACCGACCTCAAGAAAGCCCTGGACGCCAAAAAAGCCGACAGTGATACAGGTGACTGA
- a CDS encoding nitroreductase family protein — protein sequence MSVIDAIKKRQSNGMIEDRDVPRELIEQILDAAVCTPVHYNTNPWRFQVLTGEARNRLGKYMAQCFVEGQPDPDAPAVQAKIPVIEKKALRAPVIIVVAAAKSSDPRAIEEEDVASATVSCQNILLAAEELGLACIWRTGSFTYGDRMRQLLGFADGARLAGFMYLGYPARQPAPVERPASYEFTEWFDD from the coding sequence ATGTCAGTAATCGACGCCATCAAAAAACGACAGAGCAACGGCATGATCGAGGACCGGGACGTGCCCCGCGAACTGATTGAGCAGATCCTGGATGCGGCGGTCTGCACCCCGGTGCATTACAATACCAACCCCTGGCGCTTCCAGGTGCTGACCGGCGAGGCCCGTAACCGCCTCGGCAAATATATGGCCCAGTGCTTTGTGGAAGGTCAGCCCGACCCTGACGCGCCGGCGGTGCAGGCGAAAATCCCGGTGATCGAGAAAAAAGCCCTGCGTGCCCCGGTGATCATCGTGGTGGCGGCCGCCAAATCCTCCGACCCCCGCGCCATCGAGGAGGAGGATGTCGCCTCCGCCACCGTGTCCTGCCAGAATATCCTGCTGGCGGCGGAAGAACTGGGCCTTGCCTGCATCTGGCGTACCGGCAGCTTCACCTATGGTGACCGCATGCGGCAACTGCTGGGTTTTGCCGACGGCGCCAGGCTTGCCGGGTTCATGTATCTGGGGTATCCGGCCAGGCAGCCGGCGCCGGTAGAACGGCCCGCGTCTTACGAGTTTACCGAATGGTTCGACGACTAG
- a CDS encoding TrkH family potassium uptake protein: MLFPALVDAWVGNPDWQVFAVTSGIVIFVGSILFATNFARHEELTVQQAFLLTVSIWVIIPTFGALPFVYSELSLSYTDAFFEAMSGLSTTGSTVITGLDGAPPGILLWRGLLQWFGGVGIIIMAVIILPLLQIGGMQLFKVAAFDTSEKVLPRAAQLGFAISILYVALTMICGVALWVAGMTPFEATCHAFTTIATGGFSTSDGSVGHFDSSLIDYIVVMFMIVGSMPFILYLKLVRGQSWILWQDSQVRWFLALLALLVSFVTLWLWLGGQYDLAGALRFASFNVVSIVTGTGFATTDYTTWGSLAILLFFFIMFIGGCAGSTSCGIKIFRFQVLCSMLASQLKHVLRPSGVFIPRYNGQPITEDVAGSVISYLFLFIASFLVLAVGLSLTGLDFVTAVSGAGTAMANVGPALGPMIGPSGTFQALPDTAKWFLTFGMLLGRLELFAVLVLFIPTFWRA; this comes from the coding sequence ATGCTGTTTCCCGCCCTTGTGGATGCCTGGGTCGGCAATCCCGACTGGCAGGTCTTTGCGGTCACTTCCGGCATTGTTATTTTTGTCGGCTCCATCCTGTTTGCTACCAATTTCGCCCGGCATGAGGAACTGACCGTTCAGCAGGCCTTCCTGCTGACGGTGAGTATCTGGGTGATCATCCCCACTTTCGGCGCCCTGCCGTTTGTCTATTCCGAGCTTTCGCTCAGCTACACCGACGCTTTTTTCGAGGCCATGTCGGGCCTGTCGACCACCGGATCGACGGTGATTACCGGGCTCGACGGCGCGCCGCCCGGGATCCTGCTGTGGCGGGGCCTGCTGCAATGGTTCGGCGGGGTGGGCATTATTATCATGGCGGTCATCATCCTGCCGCTGCTGCAGATCGGGGGTATGCAGCTGTTCAAGGTGGCGGCGTTCGATACCTCGGAAAAGGTGCTGCCGCGGGCGGCTCAGCTCGGTTTTGCCATCTCCATCCTCTATGTCGCCCTGACCATGATCTGCGGCGTGGCGCTGTGGGTGGCCGGCATGACGCCGTTTGAAGCGACCTGTCACGCCTTTACCACCATTGCCACCGGCGGTTTTTCCACCTCGGACGGCTCGGTCGGCCATTTTGACAGCAGCCTGATCGATTATATTGTTGTGATGTTCATGATTGTCGGCAGCATGCCCTTCATCCTCTATCTCAAGCTGGTGCGGGGCCAGTCCTGGATCCTGTGGCAGGACAGCCAGGTGCGCTGGTTCCTGGCCCTGCTGGCCCTGCTGGTCAGCTTTGTCACGCTGTGGCTGTGGCTTGGCGGTCAGTATGATCTGGCTGGCGCCCTGCGCTTTGCCAGCTTTAATGTGGTGTCCATTGTGACCGGCACGGGATTTGCCACTACCGACTATACGACCTGGGGATCGCTGGCGATCCTGCTGTTCTTTTTCATCATGTTTATCGGCGGCTGCGCGGGGTCGACCTCCTGCGGGATCAAGATTTTCCGCTTCCAGGTGCTCTGCTCCATGCTGGCCTCCCAGTTGAAACATGTGCTCCGGCCCAGCGGGGTCTTTATCCCGCGCTATAACGGCCAGCCCATTACCGAGGATGTGGCCGGGTCGGTGATCAGTTACCTGTTCCTGTTCATTGCCAGCTTCCTGGTGCTGGCGGTGGGCCTTTCCCTGACCGGGTTGGATTTTGTCACGGCCGTGTCCGGGGCAGGGACCGCCATGGCCAACGTAGGCCCGGCGCTGGGACCGATGATCGGACCGTCCGGCACCTTCCAGGCGCTGCCCGATACGGCCAAATGGTTTCTCACCTTCGGGATGCTGCTGGGACGGCTCGAGCTGTTTGCCGTGCTGGTGCTGTTCATTCCCACCTTCTGGCGGGCCTGA
- the folE gene encoding GTP cyclohydrolase I FolE produces MSSDKSKETDKPSRKDAEEAVRTLLRWAGDDPTREGLLDTPKRVVKAYQEFFQGYDQDPHEILSRTFEEVAGYDEMVVLRDIPFESHCEHHMAAIIGRAHVGYLPKNKVVGISKLARVVETYAKRLQVQEKMTAQIADCIQDVLEPHGVGVIIQATHQCMTTRGVHKHGVSMVTSRMVGSFRKDEKTRKEFLSVVGNFEPYRA; encoded by the coding sequence GTGAGCTCAGACAAAAGCAAGGAAACAGACAAGCCAAGCCGCAAGGACGCCGAGGAGGCCGTCAGGACGCTGCTGCGCTGGGCGGGCGACGATCCGACCCGGGAGGGCCTGCTGGATACGCCCAAGCGGGTGGTGAAGGCCTATCAGGAATTTTTCCAGGGCTATGACCAGGACCCCCATGAAATCCTGTCCCGCACGTTTGAGGAAGTGGCCGGCTATGACGAAATGGTCGTACTCCGGGACATTCCCTTTGAATCCCATTGCGAGCATCACATGGCCGCCATCATCGGCCGGGCCCATGTCGGTTACCTGCCGAAAAACAAGGTGGTCGGTATCAGCAAGCTGGCCCGGGTGGTGGAAACCTATGCCAAACGGCTGCAGGTGCAGGAAAAAATGACGGCCCAGATTGCCGACTGCATTCAGGATGTCTTGGAACCCCATGGTGTTGGCGTTATTATACAGGCGACCCATCAGTGCATGACCACACGCGGCGTGCACAAGCATGGGGTGTCCATGGTAACAAGCCGGATGGTGGGATCTTTCCGCAAAGATGAAAAAACCCGGAAAGAATTCCTGTCGGTAGTGGGGAATTTCGAACCCTACCGCGCCTGA
- the argF gene encoding ornithine carbamoyltransferase yields the protein MTAFKLDAPQKHFLDLASLSKAEAREIIEKAKTLKEVARGHGKGFVHPDRPLDDKSLAMIFEKPSTRTRVSFEMAIHQLGGSAVVLQGGDTQLGRGETVSDTAQVLSGFVDAIMLRANTHEALLEMAEYARVPVINALTNFSHPCQVMADILTFEEALGNIKGKKIAWSGDGNNVAVSWIQAAVLFDCELALACPAEFTPPSQVMDWAKANGGRVTLTQDPAEATAGAHCVITDTWVSMGDGDAERRLQVLAPYQVNKQLMRLADEDAVFMHCLPAHRGEEVTDEVIDGPQSVIWEEAENRLHIQKSILMWCFGK from the coding sequence ATGACTGCGTTTAAACTCGATGCGCCACAAAAACATTTCCTGGATCTCGCCTCCCTCAGCAAGGCCGAAGCCCGGGAAATCATCGAAAAAGCCAAGACCCTGAAGGAAGTGGCCCGCGGCCACGGCAAGGGCTTTGTCCATCCGGACCGGCCGCTGGACGACAAAAGCCTGGCGATGATCTTTGAAAAGCCGTCGACCCGGACCCGCGTCTCCTTTGAGATGGCGATCCACCAGCTCGGCGGCAGCGCCGTTGTGCTGCAGGGCGGCGATACCCAGCTTGGCCGCGGCGAAACCGTGTCCGACACCGCCCAGGTGCTCTCCGGCTTTGTTGATGCCATCATGCTGCGCGCCAACACCCACGAGGCTCTGCTGGAAATGGCGGAATATGCCCGGGTGCCGGTGATCAACGCGCTGACCAATTTCTCCCATCCCTGCCAGGTGATGGCCGACATCCTCACCTTCGAGGAAGCGCTCGGCAACATCAAGGGCAAGAAAATCGCCTGGTCCGGCGACGGCAATAATGTGGCCGTGTCCTGGATCCAGGCCGCGGTGCTGTTCGACTGCGAACTGGCGCTGGCCTGCCCGGCGGAATTCACCCCGCCAAGCCAGGTGATGGACTGGGCCAAAGCCAACGGCGGCAGGGTGACCCTGACCCAGGACCCGGCGGAAGCGACCGCGGGCGCCCATTGCGTGATTACCGATACCTGGGTGTCCATGGGCGACGGTGATGCCGAACGCCGGCTCCAGGTACTCGCCCCCTACCAGGTCAACAAGCAGCTGATGCGCCTCGCCGACGAGGATGCCGTCTTCATGCACTGCCTGCCGGCCCATCGCGGCGAGGAAGTGACCGACGAAGTGATCGACGGGCCGCAGTCGGTAATCTGGGAAGAAGCGGAAAACCGCCTGCATATCCAGAAAAGCATCCTGATGTGGTGTTTCGGGAAATAG
- the argE gene encoding acetylornithine deacetylase — protein MTSLSSAQMLEKLIAFDTTSWKSNMALIDFVRGYLADLGIESELFFNEERNKANLWATIGPRDVPGIILSGHTDVVPVDGQEWSSDPFILTDRDGLFYGRGTSDMKGFIACVLAAVPAFVRSQLKEPIHLAFSYDEEIGCTGCMSMIEHVRDMAVKPRACIVGEPTNMKVVNSHKGLSTLITRVRGEEAHASTDRGVNAIYYASRMIGFLDNLRRELKARSAEVEGFDPPYTTLEVGTISGGAAPNITPAHCQFEWEYRTIPGTDPEEIPRRLEEFVNSELLPEMGPGKDGRARIDTAYTSRVPSLLPESGSSAETLVLALAKSNEMAKVSYGTEAGHFQATGGIPTVICGPGSILQAHRPDEYIEPGELAACDEFLQKLRAVVTKPATGA, from the coding sequence ATGACCTCCCTATCTTCCGCCCAGATGCTGGAAAAGCTCATCGCCTTCGATACCACCAGCTGGAAAAGCAACATGGCCCTGATCGACTTTGTTCGGGGCTATCTGGCTGATCTGGGGATCGAGAGCGAGCTGTTTTTCAACGAGGAACGCAACAAGGCCAACCTGTGGGCCACCATCGGGCCAAGGGACGTGCCGGGCATCATCCTGTCCGGTCATACCGATGTGGTGCCGGTGGACGGCCAGGAATGGTCGAGCGATCCTTTCATCCTGACCGACCGGGACGGACTGTTCTATGGCCGAGGCACCTCGGACATGAAGGGCTTTATCGCCTGCGTGCTAGCGGCGGTGCCGGCATTTGTCCGCTCACAGCTGAAGGAACCGATCCACCTGGCCTTTTCCTATGACGAGGAAATCGGCTGCACCGGCTGCATGAGCATGATCGAGCATGTGCGCGACATGGCGGTCAAACCGCGGGCCTGTATCGTCGGCGAACCGACCAACATGAAAGTGGTCAACAGCCACAAGGGGCTCAGCACCCTGATCACCCGGGTCAGGGGCGAGGAGGCCCATGCCAGCACCGACCGCGGCGTGAACGCCATTTATTACGCCAGCCGCATGATCGGCTTCCTCGACAACCTGCGTCGGGAGCTTAAGGCGCGCTCCGCGGAGGTGGAGGGCTTTGACCCGCCCTACACCACCCTGGAAGTGGGCACTATATCCGGCGGCGCCGCGCCCAACATCACCCCGGCCCATTGCCAGTTTGAGTGGGAATACCGCACCATCCCCGGCACCGATCCGGAGGAAATCCCCCGGCGGCTGGAAGAGTTTGTCAACAGCGAGCTCCTGCCGGAAATGGGGCCGGGCAAAGACGGCCGGGCACGCATTGACACAGCCTATACCTCCCGGGTGCCGTCCTTGTTGCCGGAAAGCGGCTCTTCGGCGGAAACCCTGGTGCTGGCGCTGGCCAAAAGCAACGAGATGGCCAAAGTGTCCTATGGCACCGAGGCCGGGCATTTCCAGGCCACCGGCGGGATCCCGACGGTGATCTGCGGCCCCGGCAGTATCCTGCAGGCGCACCGGCCGGACGAATATATCGAACCCGGCGAACTTGCCGCCTGTGATGAATTCCTGCAAAAACTCAGGGCGGTGGTCACAAAACCGGCCACCGGAGCATAA
- the metZ gene encoding O-succinylhomoserine sulfhydrylase, producing MKRHTGQDKDKTSRWRLETQLVRGGTWRSELGETSEAMFMTSGYAYDCAEDAAARFAGDQEGYTYSRLRNPTAAMFEDRMALIEGAEVARSTATGMAAITHAMLSVVKAGDHVVSSRALFGSCRWVVETLLPRFGVESTLVDGTDNEAWKAAVRPNTTAFFLETPANPTLDVVDLQFVCDLAHENGALVVVDNVFATPVLQKPLQFGADIVAYSATKHIDGQGRVLGGCILTSEKILEEHVLPLIRNTGPNISPFNAWVMLKGLETLDMRVNKMCDNAEKVARALEDMNGFDWVRHPSLASFAQRDLALKQMSRGGTILAVQLPGGREQAFKFLNSLEIVDISNNIGDAKSLMTHPASTTHASVAEEARLELGITEGMLRLSVGLEHPDDLIEDLQQAADKAGVTG from the coding sequence ATGAAACGACATACCGGACAGGACAAGGACAAAACGTCCCGCTGGCGGCTGGAAACCCAGCTGGTCCGCGGCGGCACATGGCGCAGTGAGCTGGGGGAAACCAGCGAGGCCATGTTCATGACCTCCGGTTATGCTTATGATTGCGCCGAGGATGCGGCCGCCCGTTTTGCCGGCGACCAGGAAGGTTATACCTATAGTCGCCTGCGCAATCCTACCGCGGCCATGTTCGAGGACCGTATGGCCCTGATCGAGGGCGCGGAAGTGGCCCGTTCGACCGCCACCGGCATGGCGGCCATCACCCACGCCATGCTGAGCGTGGTCAAGGCCGGCGACCATGTGGTGTCCAGCCGGGCCCTGTTCGGCTCCTGCCGCTGGGTGGTGGAAACCCTGCTGCCCCGCTTTGGTGTGGAAAGCACGCTGGTCGACGGCACCGATAACGAGGCCTGGAAAGCGGCCGTGCGTCCCAACACTACGGCATTCTTCCTGGAAACCCCGGCCAATCCGACCCTGGATGTGGTCGACCTGCAGTTTGTCTGCGACCTGGCCCATGAAAACGGCGCCCTGGTGGTGGTGGACAATGTCTTTGCCACGCCGGTGTTGCAGAAACCTTTGCAGTTCGGTGCCGATATCGTCGCCTACAGCGCCACCAAGCATATCGACGGCCAGGGCCGGGTGCTCGGCGGCTGTATCCTGACCTCGGAAAAAATCCTAGAGGAACATGTACTGCCGCTGATCCGCAATACCGGCCCGAACATCAGCCCGTTCAACGCCTGGGTTATGCTCAAGGGGCTGGAAACCCTTGATATGCGCGTCAACAAGATGTGTGACAATGCGGAAAAGGTGGCCCGGGCGCTGGAAGATATGAACGGGTTTGACTGGGTGCGTCATCCCAGCCTCGCGAGTTTTGCCCAGCGTGACCTGGCGCTGAAACAGATGAGCCGGGGCGGCACGATCCTGGCGGTCCAGCTGCCGGGCGGCCGTGAGCAGGCCTTTAAATTCCTCAACAGCCTCGAAATTGTCGATATTTCCAATAATATTGGTGATGCGAAGAGTCTGATGACCCATCCGGCGAGCACCACCCATGCCAGTGTGGCGGAGGAAGCCCGCCTGGAGCTGGGCATCACCGAAGGCATGCTGCGCCTGTCCGTCGGACTGGAACATCCCGATGACCTGATCGAGGACCTCCAGCAGGCAGCGGACAAGGCCGGAGTGACAGGATAA
- a CDS encoding Hsp33 family molecular chaperone HslO has translation MSTPAPVYSDACLPFSLEGRDIRGRIVRLDDTISKVLDTHKLPREISHELGEVMVLAAMLGSMLKYEGILTVQIRGDRGVNFLVADFATAGEGSGVIRAYAQYDPDKWTAPEEDTLAVLMGDKGHMLITIDQGKFMDRYQGIVALEGETLSEAAVEYFQSSEQLPSRVRIVCERGADGKWSGAAIMIQHLARNTDLERIRTREDAEEAEHWQNACVLMDSVTDKELLDGSLSLQDLLFRLFHEGGVRVFDPVPMANGCRCSEDKLRQVLANFSADDLKHMADDDGLITMTCEFCKSEHRFELKKLFN, from the coding sequence ATGAGCACCCCCGCCCCCGTCTATAGCGATGCCTGCCTGCCCTTCAGCCTTGAGGGACGGGACATTCGCGGCCGCATTGTCCGCCTCGACGACACCATCAGCAAGGTGCTGGACACCCACAAGCTGCCCCGCGAAATCTCCCACGAGCTGGGCGAAGTCATGGTGCTGGCCGCCATGCTCGGCAGCATGCTCAAATATGAAGGCATCCTGACCGTGCAGATCCGCGGCGACCGGGGCGTCAACTTCCTGGTGGCCGATTTCGCCACCGCCGGCGAAGGCAGCGGCGTGATCCGCGCCTATGCCCAGTATGATCCGGACAAATGGACTGCGCCGGAGGAGGATACGCTGGCTGTGCTGATGGGCGACAAAGGGCATATGCTGATCACCATCGACCAGGGCAAGTTCATGGACCGCTACCAGGGCATTGTCGCGCTGGAAGGCGAGACCCTGAGCGAGGCGGCGGTCGAATATTTCCAGTCCTCGGAACAGCTGCCCTCGCGGGTGCGCATTGTCTGCGAACGCGGCGCCGACGGCAAATGGAGCGGCGCGGCGATCATGATCCAGCATCTGGCCCGCAATACCGACCTGGAACGGATCCGCACCCGGGAAGACGCCGAGGAAGCGGAACACTGGCAGAATGCCTGCGTGCTGATGGACAGCGTCACCGACAAGGAACTGCTTGATGGCAGCCTGTCGCTGCAGGACCTGCTGTTCCGGCTGTTTCACGAAGGCGGGGTCAGGGTGTTTGATCCGGTGCCGATGGCCAACGGCTGCCGCTGTTCAGAGGACAAGCTGCGTCAGGTGCTGGCCAATTTCAGCGCCGACGACCTCAAGCATATGGCTGATGACGACGGCCTCATCACCATGACCTGTGAATTCTGCAAGAGCGAGCACCGGTTCGAGCTGAAAAAGCTGTTCAACTGA